Below is a window of Leucobacter chromiiresistens DNA.
TAGCTGTACACGCCGTCGGGCATGCAGCTCGCCTGGAACGACTGCAGGGGCACGCCCTTGCGGCTGTTCACATTGACGATGTCGCGCACCGAATGGCCGGTGCGGATCCACTCGGCGAGGGTGATCGGCTTGAACGTCGAGCCGACCTGGAAGCCGCTCGAGCCGCCGAGCTCCTCATCCGTGTTGTAGTTCACGGTGGTGTACTCGGGGTGCTCCTTCAAGAACGACTCGGCGTTGTTGAACGGCCGGTTCTGCACCATGGCGCGCACCTTGCCGGTGCCCACCTCCACGCTGCTCGACGCCGAGCCGACCTTGATGCCCTCCATGAGCGCGGGCACCGTGTTGCGGGTCGCCTCGTTGCCGGCCGCCTGCATGTCGAGGTCGATCGTCGTGTAGATCTTGTACCCGCCGCGGCTGAAGTTGAACTCGCGCTCGGTGGGGGTGTCGCCGAAGTTGGGGTCGGCCTTGATGTACCGCTGCACGTAGTCGCAGAACGCGCCGAGCCCGTGGTTCTGCTCCGCGACGTTGCAGCCCTGCACGCGCGGCGTGATGTTCGGGGTCACCGGCGTCGCGAAGGCCTCGTCGTACTGGGCCTGCGTGATCTTGCCGTGGTTGAGCATGCTGCCGAGAATCTTGTTGCGCCGCTCGGTGTTCGCCGGAATGTTCTCCTCGACGTCGATCTGCAGCTCCGACGGGTTGTTCACGATCGCGACGAGGCTCGCCGACTCCGCGAGCGTCAGGTCGGCCGAAGTCTTGCCGTAGTAGTACTTCGCCGCCGACTCGATGCCGTAGATCTGGCGGCCGAACAGCGCGATGTTCAGGTACCCGAGCAGGATCTCGTCCTTCGGGTACTTCTTCTCGATGGAGATCGCGTACTTCATCTCCTTGAGCTTGCGATCCACATCCTGGCGCATCGCGTCCTCATAGGCCTCCTTCTGCGCCTCCTTGTCGGGGATCGCGATGGCCTCCTGGATGAGCACGTTGCGCACGTACTGCATGGTGATGGTCGAGGCGCCCGAGAGGTTCTGGCCCGCGGCGTTCTGCAGCACCGCTCGCGCCGTCGAGAGCACGTCGACACCGCCGTGGGTGTAGAAGCGCGGATCCTCCTCGGCGACCGCCGCATCCTTGACGAACTGCGGAATCTGATCCCAGCTCAGCGTCTCGCGATCCTGATCGTAGAACGTGGCGATCTCGATCTGCTTGCCGTCGTTGGCCGTCGCGTAGATCGACGACGGCTCCGCGAGCTTGCCGGGATCGAGATGGTCGGGGAGGCTCTCGAAGATGCCGACCGCCGATTTCGTGGCGGTGCCGCTCAGGGCCACGACCGGGGTCACCGCTGCGGTGAGGAGCACGCCGGCGATCACGCTCATGGCGAGCGCGCCGAGGAGCCCCGCGAGGGCCCCTCCTGCGGTGCGCGGTTTCTGCGAGCGCACGCGCGAAGACTGAGATGTCTGACGGGTCATAGAATCAAGGGTAAGCGACGTTGCTGACAAAACAGCAACGCGCCCGTCCGCGCTGCGACGACGCCGATCGTCGGCACGCGTGAAAGAACGTCAACCGAGGGAGATCCGCACGTGAGTGAATCCACCGAAGCCGCCCCGACCTGGGAGTACTTCGTGACGCCGCTGCTGCTGCACAACGAGGCGCAGATTCTGAACAACTGGGGCTCCCAGGGCTGGGAGCTCGTGCAGATCATCGAGGGCCCCGCCGGCGGCAACGTCGCCTATATGAAGAAGAGGAAGGCCTGACATGGCATCTGTGATCGAGGATCGACTGCGCGAACTGGGGTACGAGGTTCCCGAGGTGCCCGCCGCCGTCGCCGCCTACGTGCCCGCGCTGCGCGACGGCGACTACGTCTACACCGCCGGTCAGCTCCCGTTCGTGAACGGCGCGCTGCCCGAGACGGGCAAGGTGGGCGCGGGCGACGGGCTCGTGCCGCCCGAGCGGGCCGAGGAGCTCGCGCAGCTCTGCGCG
It encodes the following:
- a CDS encoding transglycosylase domain-containing protein, whose protein sequence is MRSQKPRTAGGALAGLLGALAMSVIAGVLLTAAVTPVVALSGTATKSAVGIFESLPDHLDPGKLAEPSSIYATANDGKQIEIATFYDQDRETLSWDQIPQFVKDAAVAEEDPRFYTHGGVDVLSTARAVLQNAAGQNLSGASTITMQYVRNVLIQEAIAIPDKEAQKEAYEDAMRQDVDRKLKEMKYAISIEKKYPKDEILLGYLNIALFGRQIYGIESAAKYYYGKTSADLTLAESASLVAIVNNPSELQIDVEENIPANTERRNKILGSMLNHGKITQAQYDEAFATPVTPNITPRVQGCNVAEQNHGLGAFCDYVQRYIKADPNFGDTPTEREFNFSRGGYKIYTTIDLDMQAAGNEATRNTVPALMEGIKVGSASSSVEVGTGKVRAMVQNRPFNNAESFLKEHPEYTTVNYNTDEELGGSSGFQVGSTFKPITLAEWIRTGHSVRDIVNVNSRKGVPLQSFQASCMPDGVYSYGTFDFSNDNEGIKGNQSVLTTIANSINGGIVSMQQKMDLCGTFETARALGIHRASDLPVWSQEEIDQGMVAPDQLGKTKVPTLTNSPRDLSMVPSNTYGGVDEIAPITMAAAYGAFAGDGTVCTPVPIESIVDDAGNQVPFTKSECSQAIAPEVAAGVAFALENAVTRGLADHALSSTGVPHLAKTGTTDDVIDNWTVGASTKVATATWVGNADPYCSDPNNPDSCSRVSTMGFGNLMYADQTIWPAIMNTADAKYGGDPFPQPDEAAIRQTMVTVPDVKGKTFEEATGMLTQLGFSVSDGGEVDSSESEGRAARTDPEAGASAGLGAGVTLYRSNGKASKIPDGLVGQTGNNAKSALNGAGFGSVEFACGTGSSSNPKSNKVVSVSPDSGSEANRSDTVTLTLACSKKD
- a CDS encoding DUF4177 domain-containing protein, which translates into the protein MSESTEAAPTWEYFVTPLLLHNEAQILNNWGSQGWELVQIIEGPAGGNVAYMKKRKA